One segment of Danaus plexippus chromosome 18 unlocalized genomic scaffold, MEX_DaPlex mxdp_35, whole genome shotgun sequence DNA contains the following:
- the LOC116772888 gene encoding cystatin cpi-2-like: MVGSKTICSLLMLMAFTLPSAKTLRDLSVEDSKPNVGTGEIIDVDPTKPKYHVMAEQSLIQYEEQNNLNQGYVVFRVMKVTEQVVSGLLTRIDFLAILRLCKQGSQHRTSNCQVHYPGSTLLCYSEIWDQNWLHRRETTVTCEPPLTGGS, encoded by the exons ATGGTCGGCTCTAAAACGATTTGTTCGTTACTTATGCTGATGGCTTTTACTTTGCCATCCGCG aaaaCTCTAAGAGATTTATCAGTTGAAGACTCAAAGCCGAATGTTGGAACGGGTGAAATCATAGACGTGGATCCAACAAAACCTAAGTATCATGTGATGGCAGAACAATCATTAATACAATATGAAGAACAAAATAACCTGAATCAAGGTTACGTGGTTTTTAGGGTGATGAAAGTAACAGAACAAGTTGTCTCTGGTCTTCTGACCAGAATAGACTTCCTCGCCATACTACGACTCTGTAAGCAAGGATCTCAGCACAGAACTTCCAATTGTCAAGTCCACTACCCCGGTAGTACGTTATTATGTTATTCAGAAATATGGGATCAAAACTGGTTGCACAGAAGAGAAACCACTGTTACATGTGAGCCTCCACTAACTGGTGGTAGCTAG